In a genomic window of Sus scrofa isolate TJ Tabasco breed Duroc chromosome 4, Sscrofa11.1, whole genome shotgun sequence:
- the MFSD3 gene encoding major facilitator superfamily domain-containing protein 3 isoform X1 — MHGKLLVLASLYLVQGLPYGLQSGLLPVLLRARGLSLTHVGLAKVLYAPWLFKLVWAPLVDARGSPRAWLTLSTAALGLLCGLLAALPPAEAGQSGLPLTVAGLLLLLNLAAAVQDVALDTLAMQLLEPAELGPGNTVQVVAYKLGAVLAGGGLLTLLPTLSWPLLFLLLAATYWLAAALAWAAPALQQLPAPQPSEPRRHTLHLQQHLLAVPGTLWMAGFVLSYKLGEQGTSSLFPLLLLDCGVSTPELGLWNGVGAVVCSIVGSSLGGALLARHRQPLPLLRSLLRFRLGGLACQTVLVFHLDAPGARVGPGTVLRGAALLSLCLQHFLGGLVTTTTFTLMMRCSQLAPSALQVRATHYSLLATLELLGKLLVGALAGALADSLGLRFCFFLFLALSATPMLCLGLAPSTLA; from the exons ATGCACGGGAAGCTGCTGGTGCTTGCCAGCCTCTACCTGGTGCAGGGCCTGCCCTATGGGCTGCAGTCTGGCCTTCTGCCGGTGCTGCTGCGGGCTCGCGGTCTGTCCCTGACACACGTGGGACTGGCCAAAGTGCTGTATGCACCGTGGTTGTTCAAGCTCGTGTGGGCCCCGCTGGTGGACGCTCGGGGCTCTCCGAGGGCCTGGCTGACGCTCAGCACAGCAGCTCTTGGCCTCTTGTGTGGGTTGCTGGCAGCTCTGCCTCCTGCTGAAGCTGGCCAGTCTGGGCTGCCTCTTACTGTGGCAGGGCTACTTCTGCTACTGAACTTGGCTGCAGCTGTACAGGATGTGGCCTTGGACACACTGGCGATGCAGCTCCTGGAGCCGGCAGAGCTGGGGCCGGGCAACACGGTGCAGGTGGTGGCTTACAAGCTGGGGGCGGTGCTGGCTGGGGGTGGACTGCTGACCCTCTTGCCCACCCTCTCCTGGCCCCTGCTCTTTCTGCTCCTGGCTGCCACCTATTGGCTGGCTGCTGCCCTGGCTTGGGCTGCACCGGCCCTGCAACAGCTTCCTGCGCCTCAGCCATCAGAACCCCGCCGACACACGCTGCACCTTCAGCAGCACTTGCTGGCCGTGCCTGGGACCCTGTGGATGGCAGGTTTTGTGCTCTCCTACAAGCTGG GTGAGCAGGGCACCAGCAGCCTGTTCCCACTCCTCCTGTTGGACTGTGGCGTCTCTACCCCAGAGCTGGGGCTGTGGAATGGCGTGGGCGCTGTGGTCTGTTCCATTGTGGGCTCATCTCTGGGTGGCGCCCTGCTGGCCAGGCACCG gcagccacTGCCCCTGTTGAGGTCACTGCTTCGGTTCCGTCTTGGGGGCCTGGCCTGCCAGACTGTCTTGGTTTTTCATCTGGATGCCCCTGGGGCCAGGGTGGGCCCTGGCACAGTCCTGAGAG GGGCAGCCTTGCTGAGCCTGTGTCTGCAGCACTTCCTGGGAGGCCTGGTCACAACCACCACCTTCACCCTGATGATGCGCTGCAGCCAGTTGGCACCCAGTGCCCTGCAGGTGAGG GCCACACACTACAGCCTCCTGGCCACTCTGGAGCTGCTGGGGAAGCTGCTGGTGGGCGCGCTGGCCGGAGCCTTGGCTGACAGCCTGGGGCTGCgcttctgcttcttcctcttcctcgcTCTCTCAGCCACACCCATGCTGTGCCTAGGCCTTGCACCCAGCACGCTGGCCTGA
- the MFSD3 gene encoding major facilitator superfamily domain-containing protein 3 isoform X2 codes for MHGKLLVLASLYLVQGLPYGLQSGLLPVLLRARGLSLTHVGLAKVLYAPWLFKLVWAPLVDARGSPRAWLTLSTAALGLLCGLLAALPPAEAGQSGLPLTVAGLLLLLNLAAAVQDVALDTLAMQLLEPAELGPGNTVQVVAYKLGAVLAGGGLLTLLPTLSWPLLFLLLAATYWLAAALAWAAPALQQLPAPQPSEPRRHTLHLQQHLLAVPGTLWMAGFVLSYKLGEQGTSSLFPLLLLDCGVSTPELGLWNGVGAVVCSIVGSSLGGALLARHRQPLPLLRSLLRFRLGGLACQTVLVFHLDAPGARVGPGTVLRGAALLSLCLQHFLGGLVTTTTFTLMMRCSQLAPSALQATHYSLLATLELLGKLLVGALAGALADSLGLRFCFFLFLALSATPMLCLGLAPSTLA; via the exons ATGCACGGGAAGCTGCTGGTGCTTGCCAGCCTCTACCTGGTGCAGGGCCTGCCCTATGGGCTGCAGTCTGGCCTTCTGCCGGTGCTGCTGCGGGCTCGCGGTCTGTCCCTGACACACGTGGGACTGGCCAAAGTGCTGTATGCACCGTGGTTGTTCAAGCTCGTGTGGGCCCCGCTGGTGGACGCTCGGGGCTCTCCGAGGGCCTGGCTGACGCTCAGCACAGCAGCTCTTGGCCTCTTGTGTGGGTTGCTGGCAGCTCTGCCTCCTGCTGAAGCTGGCCAGTCTGGGCTGCCTCTTACTGTGGCAGGGCTACTTCTGCTACTGAACTTGGCTGCAGCTGTACAGGATGTGGCCTTGGACACACTGGCGATGCAGCTCCTGGAGCCGGCAGAGCTGGGGCCGGGCAACACGGTGCAGGTGGTGGCTTACAAGCTGGGGGCGGTGCTGGCTGGGGGTGGACTGCTGACCCTCTTGCCCACCCTCTCCTGGCCCCTGCTCTTTCTGCTCCTGGCTGCCACCTATTGGCTGGCTGCTGCCCTGGCTTGGGCTGCACCGGCCCTGCAACAGCTTCCTGCGCCTCAGCCATCAGAACCCCGCCGACACACGCTGCACCTTCAGCAGCACTTGCTGGCCGTGCCTGGGACCCTGTGGATGGCAGGTTTTGTGCTCTCCTACAAGCTGG GTGAGCAGGGCACCAGCAGCCTGTTCCCACTCCTCCTGTTGGACTGTGGCGTCTCTACCCCAGAGCTGGGGCTGTGGAATGGCGTGGGCGCTGTGGTCTGTTCCATTGTGGGCTCATCTCTGGGTGGCGCCCTGCTGGCCAGGCACCG gcagccacTGCCCCTGTTGAGGTCACTGCTTCGGTTCCGTCTTGGGGGCCTGGCCTGCCAGACTGTCTTGGTTTTTCATCTGGATGCCCCTGGGGCCAGGGTGGGCCCTGGCACAGTCCTGAGAG GGGCAGCCTTGCTGAGCCTGTGTCTGCAGCACTTCCTGGGAGGCCTGGTCACAACCACCACCTTCACCCTGATGATGCGCTGCAGCCAGTTGGCACCCAGTGCCCTGCAG GCCACACACTACAGCCTCCTGGCCACTCTGGAGCTGCTGGGGAAGCTGCTGGTGGGCGCGCTGGCCGGAGCCTTGGCTGACAGCCTGGGGCTGCgcttctgcttcttcctcttcctcgcTCTCTCAGCCACACCCATGCTGTGCCTAGGCCTTGCACCCAGCACGCTGGCCTGA
- the MFSD3 gene encoding major facilitator superfamily domain-containing protein 3 isoform X4, translated as MHGKLLVLASLYLVQGLPYGLQSGLLPVLLRARGLSLTHVGLAKVLYAPWLFKLVWAPLVDARGSPRAWLTLSTAALGLLCGLLAALPPAEAGQSGLPLTVAGLLLLLNLAAAVQDVALDTLAMQLLEPAELGPGNTVQVVAYKLGAVLAGGGLLTLLPTLSWPLLFLLLAATYWLAAALAWAAPALQQLPAPQPSEPRRHTLHLQQHLLAVPGTLWMAGFVLSYKLGEQGTSSLFPLLLLDCGVSTPELGLWNGVGAVVCSIVGSSLGGALLARHRQPLPLLRSLLRFRLGGLACQTVLVFHLDAPGARVGPGTVLRALPGRPGHNHHLHPDDALQPVGTQCPAGHTLQPPGHSGAAGEAAGGRAGRSLG; from the exons ATGCACGGGAAGCTGCTGGTGCTTGCCAGCCTCTACCTGGTGCAGGGCCTGCCCTATGGGCTGCAGTCTGGCCTTCTGCCGGTGCTGCTGCGGGCTCGCGGTCTGTCCCTGACACACGTGGGACTGGCCAAAGTGCTGTATGCACCGTGGTTGTTCAAGCTCGTGTGGGCCCCGCTGGTGGACGCTCGGGGCTCTCCGAGGGCCTGGCTGACGCTCAGCACAGCAGCTCTTGGCCTCTTGTGTGGGTTGCTGGCAGCTCTGCCTCCTGCTGAAGCTGGCCAGTCTGGGCTGCCTCTTACTGTGGCAGGGCTACTTCTGCTACTGAACTTGGCTGCAGCTGTACAGGATGTGGCCTTGGACACACTGGCGATGCAGCTCCTGGAGCCGGCAGAGCTGGGGCCGGGCAACACGGTGCAGGTGGTGGCTTACAAGCTGGGGGCGGTGCTGGCTGGGGGTGGACTGCTGACCCTCTTGCCCACCCTCTCCTGGCCCCTGCTCTTTCTGCTCCTGGCTGCCACCTATTGGCTGGCTGCTGCCCTGGCTTGGGCTGCACCGGCCCTGCAACAGCTTCCTGCGCCTCAGCCATCAGAACCCCGCCGACACACGCTGCACCTTCAGCAGCACTTGCTGGCCGTGCCTGGGACCCTGTGGATGGCAGGTTTTGTGCTCTCCTACAAGCTGG GTGAGCAGGGCACCAGCAGCCTGTTCCCACTCCTCCTGTTGGACTGTGGCGTCTCTACCCCAGAGCTGGGGCTGTGGAATGGCGTGGGCGCTGTGGTCTGTTCCATTGTGGGCTCATCTCTGGGTGGCGCCCTGCTGGCCAGGCACCG gcagccacTGCCCCTGTTGAGGTCACTGCTTCGGTTCCGTCTTGGGGGCCTGGCCTGCCAGACTGTCTTGGTTTTTCATCTGGATGCCCCTGGGGCCAGGGTGGGCCCTGGCACAGTCCTGAGAG CACTTCCTGGGAGGCCTGGTCACAACCACCACCTTCACCCTGATGATGCGCTGCAGCCAGTTGGCACCCAGTGCCCTGCAG GCCACACACTACAGCCTCCTGGCCACTCTGGAGCTGCTGGGGAAGCTGCTGGTGGGCGCGCTGGCCGGAGCCTTGGCTGA
- the MFSD3 gene encoding major facilitator superfamily domain-containing protein 3 isoform X5 yields the protein MHGKLLVLASLYLVQGLPYGLQSGLLPVLLRARGLSLTHVGLAKVLYAPWLFKLVWAPLVDARGSPRAWLTLSTAALGLLCGLLAALPPAEAGQSGLPLTVAGLLLLLNLAAAVQDVALDTLAMQLLEPAELGPGNTVQVVAYKLGAVLAGGGLLTLLPTLSWPLLFLLLAATYWLAAALAWAAPALQQLPAPQPSEPRRHTLHLQQHLLAVPGTLWMAGFVLSYKLGEQGTSSLFPLLLLDCGVSTPELGLWNGVGAVVCSIVGSSLGGALLARHRTPRGSLAEPVSAALPGRPGHNHHLHPDDALQPVGTQCPAGEGHTLQPPGHSGAAGEAAGGRAGRSLG from the exons ATGCACGGGAAGCTGCTGGTGCTTGCCAGCCTCTACCTGGTGCAGGGCCTGCCCTATGGGCTGCAGTCTGGCCTTCTGCCGGTGCTGCTGCGGGCTCGCGGTCTGTCCCTGACACACGTGGGACTGGCCAAAGTGCTGTATGCACCGTGGTTGTTCAAGCTCGTGTGGGCCCCGCTGGTGGACGCTCGGGGCTCTCCGAGGGCCTGGCTGACGCTCAGCACAGCAGCTCTTGGCCTCTTGTGTGGGTTGCTGGCAGCTCTGCCTCCTGCTGAAGCTGGCCAGTCTGGGCTGCCTCTTACTGTGGCAGGGCTACTTCTGCTACTGAACTTGGCTGCAGCTGTACAGGATGTGGCCTTGGACACACTGGCGATGCAGCTCCTGGAGCCGGCAGAGCTGGGGCCGGGCAACACGGTGCAGGTGGTGGCTTACAAGCTGGGGGCGGTGCTGGCTGGGGGTGGACTGCTGACCCTCTTGCCCACCCTCTCCTGGCCCCTGCTCTTTCTGCTCCTGGCTGCCACCTATTGGCTGGCTGCTGCCCTGGCTTGGGCTGCACCGGCCCTGCAACAGCTTCCTGCGCCTCAGCCATCAGAACCCCGCCGACACACGCTGCACCTTCAGCAGCACTTGCTGGCCGTGCCTGGGACCCTGTGGATGGCAGGTTTTGTGCTCTCCTACAAGCTGG GTGAGCAGGGCACCAGCAGCCTGTTCCCACTCCTCCTGTTGGACTGTGGCGTCTCTACCCCAGAGCTGGGGCTGTGGAATGGCGTGGGCGCTGTGGTCTGTTCCATTGTGGGCTCATCTCTGGGTGGCGCCCTGCTGGCCAGGCACCG CACCCCCAGGGGCAGCCTTGCTGAGCCTGTGTCTGCAGCACTTCCTGGGAGGCCTGGTCACAACCACCACCTTCACCCTGATGATGCGCTGCAGCCAGTTGGCACCCAGTGCCCTGCAGGTGAGG GCCACACACTACAGCCTCCTGGCCACTCTGGAGCTGCTGGGGAAGCTGCTGGTGGGCGCGCTGGCCGGAGCCTTGGCTGA
- the MFSD3 gene encoding major facilitator superfamily domain-containing protein 3 isoform X3 — protein MHGKLLVLASLYLVQGLPYGLQSGLLPVLLRARGLSLTHVGLAKVLYAPWLFKLVWAPLVDARGSPRAWLTLSTAALGLLCGLLAALPPAEAGQSGLPLTVAGLLLLLNLAAAVQDVALDTLAMQLLEPAELGPGNTVQVVAYKLGAVLAGGGLLTLLPTLSWPLLFLLLAATYWLAAALAWAAPALQQLPAPQPSEPRRHTLHLQQHLLAVPGTLWMAGFVLSYKLGEQGTSSLFPLLLLDCGVSTPELGLWNGVGAVVCSIVGSSLGGALLARHRQPLPLLRSLLRFRLGGLACQTVLVFHLDAPGARVGPGTVLRALPGRPGHNHHLHPDDALQPVGTQCPAGEGHTLQPPGHSGAAGEAAGGRAGRSLG, from the exons ATGCACGGGAAGCTGCTGGTGCTTGCCAGCCTCTACCTGGTGCAGGGCCTGCCCTATGGGCTGCAGTCTGGCCTTCTGCCGGTGCTGCTGCGGGCTCGCGGTCTGTCCCTGACACACGTGGGACTGGCCAAAGTGCTGTATGCACCGTGGTTGTTCAAGCTCGTGTGGGCCCCGCTGGTGGACGCTCGGGGCTCTCCGAGGGCCTGGCTGACGCTCAGCACAGCAGCTCTTGGCCTCTTGTGTGGGTTGCTGGCAGCTCTGCCTCCTGCTGAAGCTGGCCAGTCTGGGCTGCCTCTTACTGTGGCAGGGCTACTTCTGCTACTGAACTTGGCTGCAGCTGTACAGGATGTGGCCTTGGACACACTGGCGATGCAGCTCCTGGAGCCGGCAGAGCTGGGGCCGGGCAACACGGTGCAGGTGGTGGCTTACAAGCTGGGGGCGGTGCTGGCTGGGGGTGGACTGCTGACCCTCTTGCCCACCCTCTCCTGGCCCCTGCTCTTTCTGCTCCTGGCTGCCACCTATTGGCTGGCTGCTGCCCTGGCTTGGGCTGCACCGGCCCTGCAACAGCTTCCTGCGCCTCAGCCATCAGAACCCCGCCGACACACGCTGCACCTTCAGCAGCACTTGCTGGCCGTGCCTGGGACCCTGTGGATGGCAGGTTTTGTGCTCTCCTACAAGCTGG GTGAGCAGGGCACCAGCAGCCTGTTCCCACTCCTCCTGTTGGACTGTGGCGTCTCTACCCCAGAGCTGGGGCTGTGGAATGGCGTGGGCGCTGTGGTCTGTTCCATTGTGGGCTCATCTCTGGGTGGCGCCCTGCTGGCCAGGCACCG gcagccacTGCCCCTGTTGAGGTCACTGCTTCGGTTCCGTCTTGGGGGCCTGGCCTGCCAGACTGTCTTGGTTTTTCATCTGGATGCCCCTGGGGCCAGGGTGGGCCCTGGCACAGTCCTGAGAG CACTTCCTGGGAGGCCTGGTCACAACCACCACCTTCACCCTGATGATGCGCTGCAGCCAGTTGGCACCCAGTGCCCTGCAGGTGAGG GCCACACACTACAGCCTCCTGGCCACTCTGGAGCTGCTGGGGAAGCTGCTGGTGGGCGCGCTGGCCGGAGCCTTGGCTGA
- the MFSD3 gene encoding major facilitator superfamily domain-containing protein 3 isoform X6 yields MHGKLLVLASLYLVQGLPYGLQSGLLPVLLRARGLSLTHVGLAKVLYAPWLFKLVWAPLVDARGSPRAWLTLSTAALGLLCGLLAALPPAEAGQSGLPLTVAGLLLLLNLAAAVQDVALDTLAMQLLEPAELGPGNTVQVVAYKLGAVLAGGGLLTLLPTLSWPLLFLLLAATYWLAAALAWAAPALQQLPAPQPSEPRRHTLHLQQHLLAVPGTLWMAGFVLSYKLGEQGTSSLFPLLLLDCGVSTPELGLWNGVGAVVCSIVGSSLGGALLARHRTPRGSLAEPVSAALPGRPGHNHHLHPDDALQPVGTQCPAGHTLQPPGHSGAAGEAAGGRAGRSLG; encoded by the exons ATGCACGGGAAGCTGCTGGTGCTTGCCAGCCTCTACCTGGTGCAGGGCCTGCCCTATGGGCTGCAGTCTGGCCTTCTGCCGGTGCTGCTGCGGGCTCGCGGTCTGTCCCTGACACACGTGGGACTGGCCAAAGTGCTGTATGCACCGTGGTTGTTCAAGCTCGTGTGGGCCCCGCTGGTGGACGCTCGGGGCTCTCCGAGGGCCTGGCTGACGCTCAGCACAGCAGCTCTTGGCCTCTTGTGTGGGTTGCTGGCAGCTCTGCCTCCTGCTGAAGCTGGCCAGTCTGGGCTGCCTCTTACTGTGGCAGGGCTACTTCTGCTACTGAACTTGGCTGCAGCTGTACAGGATGTGGCCTTGGACACACTGGCGATGCAGCTCCTGGAGCCGGCAGAGCTGGGGCCGGGCAACACGGTGCAGGTGGTGGCTTACAAGCTGGGGGCGGTGCTGGCTGGGGGTGGACTGCTGACCCTCTTGCCCACCCTCTCCTGGCCCCTGCTCTTTCTGCTCCTGGCTGCCACCTATTGGCTGGCTGCTGCCCTGGCTTGGGCTGCACCGGCCCTGCAACAGCTTCCTGCGCCTCAGCCATCAGAACCCCGCCGACACACGCTGCACCTTCAGCAGCACTTGCTGGCCGTGCCTGGGACCCTGTGGATGGCAGGTTTTGTGCTCTCCTACAAGCTGG GTGAGCAGGGCACCAGCAGCCTGTTCCCACTCCTCCTGTTGGACTGTGGCGTCTCTACCCCAGAGCTGGGGCTGTGGAATGGCGTGGGCGCTGTGGTCTGTTCCATTGTGGGCTCATCTCTGGGTGGCGCCCTGCTGGCCAGGCACCG CACCCCCAGGGGCAGCCTTGCTGAGCCTGTGTCTGCAGCACTTCCTGGGAGGCCTGGTCACAACCACCACCTTCACCCTGATGATGCGCTGCAGCCAGTTGGCACCCAGTGCCCTGCAG GCCACACACTACAGCCTCCTGGCCACTCTGGAGCTGCTGGGGAAGCTGCTGGTGGGCGCGCTGGCCGGAGCCTTGGCTGA